A part of Gramella sp. MAR_2010_147 genomic DNA contains:
- a CDS encoding pyruvate dehydrogenase complex E1 component subunit beta: MRTIQFREAVAEAMSEEMRLDDSIYLMGEEVAEYNGAYKASKGMLDEFGPERVIDTPISELGFSGIGVGSAMNGNRPIIEFMTFNFSLVGIDQIINNAAKMRQMSGGQFNIPIVFRGPTGSAGQLGATHSQALESWFANTPGLKVIVPSNPYDAKGLLKSAIRDNDPVIFMESEQMYGDKGEVPEDEYLIEIGKADIKREGSDVTIVSFGKIIKEAYKAAEELAEEDISCEIIDLRTVRPMDHEAILESVKKTNRLVILEEAWPFGNVATEIVYQVQSKAFDYLDAPIVKLNTADTPAPYSPGLLKEWLPNSEDVVKAVKKVMYK, from the coding sequence ATGAGGACAATTCAATTTAGAGAAGCCGTTGCGGAGGCGATGAGCGAGGAAATGCGTCTGGACGACAGCATCTATTTAATGGGAGAGGAAGTTGCTGAGTATAACGGAGCTTATAAAGCTTCAAAAGGAATGCTAGATGAATTTGGTCCTGAAAGAGTTATAGATACACCTATTTCAGAACTTGGATTTTCAGGAATTGGCGTTGGTTCAGCAATGAATGGTAACAGACCTATCATTGAATTTATGACCTTCAACTTCTCGTTAGTGGGAATTGACCAGATAATAAATAATGCTGCTAAAATGCGTCAGATGAGTGGCGGGCAGTTCAATATTCCTATTGTTTTTCGTGGGCCAACTGGTTCTGCGGGTCAGTTAGGAGCCACACACTCACAGGCACTGGAAAGCTGGTTCGCCAATACTCCGGGGCTTAAAGTGATTGTTCCTTCAAATCCTTATGATGCGAAAGGTCTTTTAAAGTCGGCAATTCGCGATAACGATCCGGTTATTTTTATGGAGAGTGAGCAGATGTATGGTGATAAAGGAGAAGTGCCTGAAGATGAGTATCTAATTGAAATTGGAAAGGCAGATATTAAAAGAGAAGGTAGTGATGTAACTATCGTGTCTTTCGGAAAGATCATTAAGGAAGCATACAAAGCAGCAGAAGAACTTGCTGAAGAAGATATCTCCTGTGAGATCATAGATCTTAGAACGGTTCGTCCAATGGATCATGAAGCAATTCTTGAATCTGTTAAAAAAACAAATAGACTGGTAATCCTGGAGGAAGCATGGCCATTTGGAAATGTTGCCACAGAGATTGTTTATCAGGTACAATCTAAAGCATTTGATTACCTTGATGCGCCGATTGTAAAACTTAATACAGCCGATACGCCGGCACCATATTCACCCGGACTTCTTAAGGAATGGCTTCCAAATAGTGAAGATGTTGTTAAAGCTGTGAAAAAGGTGATGTATAAGTAA